One region of Estrella lausannensis genomic DNA includes:
- a CDS encoding ABC transporter permease, giving the protein MRVYQKAGLFLLLCLIAVSLAGPFFSGHPYDAIDLEMKNQPPGAVFVFGSDDLGRDVFTRTCIGLRISLLIGAAAAIIDLFIGVTIGAFAALSGKRTEALLMRIADAIYAMPYVLIVLFFLLVLGPGILSMMISLASIGWITLARISLNQFKVVSENDYVRYAKAQGASKSWILRKHLLPNSAKTIAAAMTMTVPTAIFTESFLSFLGLGVQAPMASLGTMISESVSAIEYYPWRIIPPLVAVALLILSFNLLAEMKMEASSHESQSA; this is encoded by the coding sequence ATGCGCGTCTATCAGAAGGCTGGCCTATTCCTTTTACTTTGTCTCATCGCTGTGTCTCTCGCAGGCCCTTTTTTCTCAGGACACCCCTATGATGCGATCGACCTTGAAATGAAGAACCAGCCTCCCGGAGCGGTATTTGTTTTCGGCAGCGATGATCTGGGGCGGGATGTGTTCACAAGAACATGCATCGGCCTTCGCATTTCGCTCCTGATCGGTGCCGCTGCCGCCATCATCGATCTTTTCATCGGAGTGACCATAGGCGCTTTCGCTGCTCTGTCCGGTAAAAGAACGGAAGCTCTTCTGATGCGCATCGCCGATGCGATTTATGCCATGCCCTACGTCTTGATCGTGCTCTTTTTTTTGCTGGTACTAGGTCCCGGAATTCTTTCGATGATGATCTCGCTTGCCAGCATCGGATGGATCACCTTAGCCAGGATTTCACTCAACCAGTTCAAAGTGGTCAGCGAAAACGACTACGTCAGATACGCCAAAGCTCAGGGAGCAAGCAAAAGCTGGATTTTAAGGAAGCACCTGCTTCCAAACTCGGCTAAGACTATTGCCGCTGCCATGACGATGACCGTGCCGACGGCCATTTTCACCGAGTCTTTCCTTAGCTTCTTGGGCTTGGGAGTTCAGGCGCCCATGGCCAGCCTCGGCACTATGATCAGCGAAAGCGTTTCAGCCATCGAATACTATCCCTGGCGGATCATCCCGCCCTTAGTCGCTGTCGCTTTATTAATCTTGAGCTTCAACCTGCTTGCGGAAATGAAAATGGAGGCATCATCGCATGAGTCCCAATCTGCTTGA
- a CDS encoding ABC transporter permease, whose product MILLKALVGRAGFYLITLLFLLTATFSLMKAIPGDPFSDEKGMPKEVYEASVKRYGLDKPYLTQLGYYLGSVLTFDFGLSIMTPERSVNAIIKDSFPVSLTLGLSALFLAIGGGLLFGGISAAVENRALDSITITATTLLVAIPNFCVAILLQYTLSVKLGVLPLARWGTLSHAVLPTLALSLFPMAYLTRLIRANISEVRSLAFVKTAYAKGLSPFHVASRHIIPNALLPAVGYLGQLAANIIVGSFVIEKIFSIPGIGGALVKSVLGRDYPAIMGLTAFFAYILFASVFASDLLAYLLDPRIRRREVS is encoded by the coding sequence GTGATTTTGTTGAAGGCGCTTGTCGGACGAGCTGGCTTTTATTTAATCACCCTTCTTTTTTTGCTGACCGCAACTTTCAGTTTAATGAAAGCCATACCGGGTGATCCTTTCAGCGACGAAAAGGGAATGCCAAAGGAGGTTTATGAAGCCTCCGTCAAACGCTATGGACTTGATAAGCCCTACCTGACCCAGCTTGGCTACTACCTCGGCTCAGTCCTAACCTTTGACTTTGGCCTGTCCATCATGACACCGGAGAGGTCTGTCAACGCCATTATCAAAGACAGCTTTCCGGTCTCCTTAACCCTTGGCCTCTCTGCCCTATTCCTCGCCATAGGAGGAGGGCTCCTTTTTGGAGGCATCTCAGCGGCGGTAGAAAACAGAGCTCTTGACTCCATAACCATCACGGCCACCACCTTGCTTGTCGCTATACCCAATTTCTGTGTCGCCATCCTACTGCAGTATACGCTCAGCGTAAAGCTTGGCGTGCTACCACTGGCGCGCTGGGGAACTTTATCGCACGCCGTCCTTCCAACATTGGCTCTCTCGCTCTTCCCCATGGCGTACTTGACACGTCTGATCCGCGCCAATATTTCCGAGGTGCGCTCACTTGCCTTTGTCAAGACGGCTTATGCCAAGGGACTAAGCCCTTTCCATGTCGCTTCCCGCCACATCATACCCAATGCCCTACTGCCTGCGGTCGGGTATCTGGGACAACTCGCAGCGAACATCATCGTCGGCAGCTTTGTCATAGAGAAAATTTTTTCCATTCCGGGAATCGGTGGAGCCTTGGTCAAAAGCGTGCTAGGCAGGGACTACCCGGCCATCATGGGTTTGACAGCTTTCTTTGCCTACATTCTTTTTGCCTCAGTCTTTGCAAGCGACCTCCTTGCCTACCTGCTGGATCCAAGAATCCGCCGCCGGGAGGTCTCTTAG
- a CDS encoding ABC transporter ATP-binding protein, with product MSPNLLDVRGFTLRKRNGEPLLSNIHFSVGAGEIVGIVGPSGSGKSTLAKSLLALHEKESLPTHEGEALFKGEDLLKVSPKAMRRIRGREIAIVFQEAQSALNPLMNIGNQIKEALRQTGIKSRSELTECALDLLKTVGLSQDELQAYPHELSGGMRQRALIAIALAQKPDLLMLDEPTTALDATHKARILDLLAGLNQARGIAILLISHNLAEVAALAHRVIVMDQGCIVEQGTWETIYESPQSKAAQELTLYFA from the coding sequence ATGAGTCCCAATCTGCTTGATGTAAGAGGCTTTACCTTGAGGAAACGAAACGGCGAGCCGCTCCTTAGCAATATTCATTTTTCGGTCGGGGCAGGAGAAATTGTGGGAATTGTGGGCCCTTCCGGATCAGGAAAAAGCACCCTTGCCAAATCCCTTCTTGCGCTACATGAAAAAGAATCCCTGCCCACCCATGAAGGGGAAGCTCTCTTTAAAGGAGAGGATCTTCTCAAGGTTTCTCCCAAGGCAATGCGAAGGATCCGCGGAAGAGAGATCGCCATCGTTTTTCAAGAAGCCCAGTCCGCCTTAAACCCACTCATGAACATCGGAAATCAAATCAAAGAAGCGCTTAGACAAACAGGGATAAAAAGCCGGAGCGAGCTTACAGAGTGCGCCCTTGACCTTCTTAAAACTGTGGGTCTCTCGCAAGACGAGCTCCAAGCCTATCCGCATGAGCTAAGCGGCGGGATGCGCCAAAGAGCGCTAATAGCCATTGCCCTAGCTCAGAAACCCGACCTACTCATGCTCGATGAACCCACAACGGCGCTCGATGCCACCCATAAAGCCCGGATATTGGATCTGCTTGCTGGGCTTAATCAAGCGCGGGGAATCGCCATCTTACTGATCTCGCACAATCTGGCGGAGGTAGCCGCCCTAGCACACCGGGTGATCGTGATGGATCAAGGGTGTATTGTCGAGCAAGGAACCTGGGAAACAATTTACGAATCTCCCCAGTCAAAAGCAGCTCAGGAACTTACCCTATACTTTGCGTGA